A window of Ignavibacterium sp. contains these coding sequences:
- a CDS encoding 4Fe-4S dicluster domain-containing protein, which produces MAEEKKQEGLLNKEISRKDFLRTAGVVGGGVAVSVAAVTVSRLSPPPEVPTGKETIRDIPDFKTVEINEKSDVLLRMQAELKKALAKPVEERRWMMVIDTRKCVGCHACTVACIAENKLPPGVVYRPVVQEEFGEYPNTQLRFFPRPCMQCEEPSCVAVCPVNATWKRPDGITQIDYDKCIGCRYCISACPYGARTSDFGEYYTEDTPELQPYELLSSNEYGKSWNREGHNSPMGNARKCHFCLHRLNEGELPMCVSTCIGRANYFGDANDPDSLVSEKARQPNQVKLLEEKGTKPSVIYLV; this is translated from the coding sequence ATGGCAGAAGAAAAAAAGCAAGAAGGTTTATTAAACAAAGAAATATCCCGAAAGGATTTCTTAAGAACTGCCGGAGTTGTTGGTGGCGGTGTCGCAGTTTCAGTTGCTGCGGTTACTGTTTCTCGCTTGAGTCCTCCACCTGAGGTTCCCACTGGCAAAGAAACTATTCGCGATATTCCTGATTTCAAAACAGTTGAAATAAATGAAAAATCTGATGTGTTATTAAGAATGCAGGCAGAGTTGAAGAAAGCCTTAGCAAAACCGGTTGAAGAAAGAAGATGGATGATGGTTATTGATACAAGGAAATGCGTTGGCTGCCACGCTTGCACAGTTGCTTGTATCGCTGAAAATAAACTTCCTCCTGGAGTTGTTTATCGTCCTGTTGTGCAGGAAGAATTTGGTGAATATCCCAATACTCAATTGAGATTTTTCCCGAGACCTTGTATGCAATGTGAAGAACCGTCTTGTGTTGCTGTTTGTCCTGTTAATGCAACATGGAAAAGACCTGATGGAATTACACAAATTGATTATGACAAATGTATCGGCTGCCGTTATTGCATCTCAGCGTGTCCCTATGGCGCAAGAACAAGTGATTTCGGAGAATACTATACTGAAGATACACCAGAACTTCAACCTTATGAATTGCTTTCTAGCAATGAGTATGGTAAAAGCTGGAACCGTGAAGGGCACAATTCACCAATGGGTAATGCACGCAAATGTCATTTTTGTCTGCACAGATTGAATGAAGGTGAATTGCCTATGTGTGTATCAACCTGCATTGGTCGTGCAAATTACTTCGGCGATGCTAATGACCCTGATTCTCTTGTCTCAGAAAAGGCTCGTCAGCCTAATCAGGTTAAACTGCTCGAGGAAAAAGGTACTAAACCATCAGTAATTTATTTGGTGTGA
- a CDS encoding outer membrane beta-barrel protein: MKKVLFVATLIFTSLSLLYAQEVTNKGRISGYMFGDYFYNVTRDTGLSSLPNVVNGGKKDLNGFQLRRIYFTYDYDISESFLTRFRLEADQEANASNGKIGVFVKDAYLQWKNIFKGSDLIFGISPTPAFEVSEGIWGNRFLEKTIMDLRGIVSSRDLAIALKGKLDSNGMFKYWLMIGDGTGNKPETDKYKRFYAHIQYSPIKQFTATLYADLKARPNINDPASTSNPPATIANNDLTYSLFLGYKEKDAYSFGVEGFLNTRQNGMVNGTDVKDKTGMGISAFASYNFSKELAVIGRYDYYDPNTDSNAKGDMRNWFIFSLNYKPDDKVTISPNVIIETYESIPNGRSIDASITPRITFFYSFL, encoded by the coding sequence ATGAAAAAAGTTCTTTTTGTAGCAACCTTGATATTCACCTCTTTGAGTTTGCTATATGCTCAGGAAGTTACAAATAAGGGAAGAATATCCGGTTATATGTTCGGAGATTATTTTTATAATGTTACAAGAGATACCGGTTTATCATCATTACCTAATGTAGTAAATGGTGGGAAAAAAGATTTAAACGGATTTCAGTTACGCAGAATTTATTTTACTTATGATTATGATATTTCTGAATCATTCTTAACACGATTCAGATTAGAAGCAGACCAGGAAGCGAATGCTAGCAATGGGAAGATTGGTGTTTTTGTTAAAGATGCTTATCTACAATGGAAAAATATTTTTAAAGGAAGCGATCTCATTTTCGGTATATCTCCTACACCTGCCTTTGAAGTTTCAGAAGGTATTTGGGGCAACCGGTTTCTTGAAAAAACTATTATGGATTTAAGAGGCATAGTCTCTTCGAGAGATCTTGCTATTGCTTTAAAAGGTAAATTAGACAGTAACGGAATGTTTAAGTATTGGTTAATGATTGGCGATGGAACAGGTAATAAACCCGAAACAGATAAGTACAAAAGATTTTATGCACACATTCAGTATTCACCAATTAAACAATTTACTGCCACACTTTATGCTGACTTAAAAGCTCGTCCGAATATTAATGATCCGGCAAGCACATCAAATCCACCAGCAACCATTGCAAATAACGACTTAACATACTCTCTGTTCCTTGGTTATAAAGAAAAAGATGCATATTCATTCGGTGTTGAAGGCTTCTTAAACACAAGACAGAATGGAATGGTAAATGGAACAGATGTAAAAGATAAAACAGGAATGGGAATCTCTGCATTTGCTTCATACAACTTCTCAAAAGAATTAGCAGTTATCGGAAGATATGATTATTACGATCCTAATACTGACTCTAATGCAAAAGGTGATATGAGGAATTGGTTCATCTTCAGCTTGAATTATAAACCGGATGATAAAGTTACGATCAGTCCTAATGTTATAATAGAAACTTATGAATCAATTCCAAATGGAAGAAGCATTGATGCATCAATTACACCAAGAATAACATTCTTTTATTCATTCTTATAA
- the tatA gene encoding twin-arginine translocase TatA/TatE family subunit — MFGNLGFTEILLIVAVITFLFGAKRIPEIAKGIGKGIHDFKKEIKSIEEITK; from the coding sequence ATGTTCGGAAATTTAGGATTCACTGAAATACTGTTAATAGTAGCAGTAATTACTTTTTTATTTGGTGCTAAAAGAATTCCTGAAATAGCTAAAGGAATTGGTAAAGGTATTCACGATTTTAAAAAAGAAATTAAATCAATTGAAGAAATCACGAAATAA
- a CDS encoding sigma-54 dependent transcriptional regulator, translating to MKKLNICIVEDEEILRVSLKDDLLDAGYSVTDFENPIKALEHFKKKNCDVIISDIRLPEMNGLELLSKIKSINPNVFVIMMTAFGSVETAVEAMKKGAFDYITKPFDKEELLLILDRIKELKLLQSKNLDYQNYFQDQFNFDAFIGNSQYVNELKETLKIISQTNSTVLITGETGTGKELIANLIHYNSPRKEKPLIKVSCGILSKEVIESELFGHEKGAFTGADKLRIGRFEKADQGTIYLDDIDDVPLETQVKLLRVLQEQEIERVGSSESIKIDVRVIASTKADLSKLVKEGKFREDLFYRLNVLPIHLKPLRERKDDIMPLFNYFLNQFSYQKNYIIEEAVYEVLRNYEWPGNVRELKNITERLSILCYDCKITTSRLPQELLSTKINLESITANEDKSLNEILEEVEKSLIQKALLKSGNNKAKAAELLGLPPSTLKSKIEKYGIN from the coding sequence ATGAAAAAATTAAATATCTGTATTGTAGAAGACGAAGAAATTTTAAGGGTATCACTGAAAGATGATTTACTCGATGCGGGATATTCTGTAACTGATTTTGAAAATCCAATCAAAGCTCTTGAGCATTTCAAAAAAAAGAACTGTGATGTTATCATTTCTGATATTCGCCTTCCGGAAATGAACGGACTTGAACTTTTATCAAAAATAAAATCAATTAATCCAAATGTGTTCGTAATAATGATGACAGCATTCGGGAGCGTTGAAACGGCAGTTGAAGCTATGAAAAAAGGAGCTTTCGATTATATCACAAAACCATTCGATAAAGAGGAACTTCTTTTAATTCTTGATAGAATTAAAGAACTTAAATTACTTCAATCAAAAAATTTAGATTACCAAAATTACTTTCAGGATCAGTTTAACTTTGATGCATTCATCGGCAATAGCCAATATGTGAATGAACTAAAAGAAACTCTTAAAATAATTTCCCAAACCAACTCAACAGTTTTAATCACTGGAGAAACAGGAACAGGCAAAGAACTAATTGCAAATCTTATTCATTATAACTCACCAAGAAAAGAAAAACCACTGATAAAGGTCAGCTGCGGAATTTTATCAAAAGAAGTTATTGAGAGCGAATTGTTCGGACACGAAAAAGGTGCATTTACCGGCGCAGATAAACTCCGCATTGGGAGGTTTGAAAAAGCTGATCAGGGAACGATTTATCTGGATGATATTGATGATGTTCCCCTCGAAACACAAGTTAAATTATTGCGTGTTCTGCAGGAACAGGAAATAGAAAGAGTTGGCAGCAGTGAATCAATTAAGATTGATGTGCGTGTAATTGCATCAACCAAAGCTGATTTGAGCAAGCTGGTTAAGGAAGGAAAGTTCAGAGAAGATTTGTTTTATAGATTAAATGTTCTTCCAATTCATCTCAAACCTTTGCGTGAAAGGAAGGATGACATTATGCCGTTGTTCAATTATTTCTTAAATCAATTTTCTTATCAAAAAAATTATATAATAGAAGAAGCTGTTTATGAAGTTTTAAGAAATTACGAGTGGCCCGGGAATGTTCGTGAATTAAAAAATATTACCGAACGACTTTCAATTCTTTGTTATGATTGTAAAATTACAACAAGTAGACTTCCACAGGAATTGCTTTCTACAAAAATCAATTTAGAAAGCATAACTGCTAATGAAGATAAATCCTTGAATGAAATTCTTGAAGAAGTTGAAAAATCATTAATTCAAAAAGCATTGTTAAAGTCAGGCAACAACAAAGCAAAGGCAGCAGAGCTACTAGGACTGCCGCCTTCAACACTGAAAAGTAAAATTGAAAAGTATGGAATTAATTAA
- a CDS encoding GxxExxY protein — MNEEEIFKKILDCSFKVHTALGPGLLESAYEECLCYELGKSGLNYEKQKPLPLVYEEVKLDAGYRVDILVENKIIVEIKSVDALADIHLAQILTYLKLSGCRLGLLVNFNVKHLKVGIKRVIF; from the coding sequence ATGAATGAAGAAGAAATTTTTAAGAAAATTTTAGACTGCTCATTCAAGGTTCACACTGCATTAGGTCCCGGATTATTGGAAAGTGCTTATGAAGAATGTTTGTGCTATGAGCTTGGAAAGTCAGGATTAAATTATGAAAAGCAAAAACCTCTACCACTAGTTTATGAAGAAGTAAAACTTGATGCAGGGTATAGAGTTGATATATTAGTTGAAAACAAAATTATTGTTGAAATAAAATCTGTTGATGCATTAGCAGATATTCACCTTGCACAAATTCTTACTTATCTCAAATTATCAGGTTGCAGGTTAGGATTATTAGTAAACTTTAATGTAAAACATTTAAAAGTTGGAATTAAAAGAGTAATCTTTTAA